In Bacillus alkalisoli, the following are encoded in one genomic region:
- a CDS encoding CtsR family transcriptional regulator, with the protein MRNISDIIEQYLKQIVERNEENFAEIKRSEIADKFECVPSQINYVINTRFTLERGYVVESKRGGGGYIRIIKIKPHDNLHLIDQVLTIVHNRISQSSAEDVIFRLIEEGVISSREAKIMISVMDRSVLYLELPERDELRARMLHAMITTLKYR; encoded by the coding sequence ATGAGAAACATTTCAGATATAATTGAACAATATTTAAAGCAAATAGTAGAACGTAATGAAGAAAATTTTGCAGAAATAAAACGAAGTGAAATTGCTGATAAGTTTGAATGTGTACCTTCTCAAATTAACTACGTTATTAATACGCGATTTACTTTAGAGCGTGGTTACGTAGTGGAAAGTAAACGTGGCGGTGGTGGTTATATTCGCATCATTAAGATTAAGCCTCATGATAACTTACACCTTATTGACCAAGTTTTAACTATTGTTCATAACAGAATATCGCAATCTAGTGCGGAAGATGTGATTTTTCGACTTATAGAAGAAGGAGTTATTTCTTCTAGAGAAGCGAAGATTATGATAAGTGTAATGGACCGTTCTGTCTTATACTTAGAACTTCCGGAAAGAGATGAATTACGTGCTCGCATGTTACATGCGATGATTACTACATTAAAGTATCGGTAA
- a CDS encoding UvrB/UvrC motif-containing protein, giving the protein MICQECQQRPATLHFTKIINGEKSEVHLCEVCAQEKGEMFSFPGNAGFSINNLLGGLLNTEPLINKASQNAFAEQKVIQCEKCKMTFGQFAKVGRFGCSQCYKAFQTRLEPIVKRLHSGNAEHAGKVPKRIGGSIHVKKELESLKVELKELIKQEEFEQAAKVRDSIRALEKKLSKEGEE; this is encoded by the coding sequence GTGATCTGTCAAGAATGTCAACAACGACCAGCTACCTTGCACTTTACAAAAATAATAAATGGTGAAAAGTCAGAAGTGCATTTATGTGAAGTATGTGCGCAAGAAAAAGGGGAAATGTTTTCTTTTCCTGGTAATGCTGGGTTTTCCATCAATAACTTATTAGGTGGCTTACTAAACACAGAACCACTTATTAATAAAGCGAGTCAAAATGCTTTTGCAGAACAAAAAGTTATTCAATGTGAGAAATGTAAAATGACGTTTGGCCAATTTGCAAAAGTAGGAAGGTTTGGGTGCTCGCAATGTTATAAAGCATTCCAAACTCGTTTAGAGCCAATTGTAAAAAGATTGCACAGTGGAAATGCTGAGCATGCTGGAAAAGTTCCAAAGCGAATCGGTGGTAGCATACATGTAAAGAAAGAACTAGAATCTTTAAAAGTAGAATTAAAGGAATTAATTAAACAGGAAGAATTTGAGCAAGCCGCCAAAGTTCGCGATAGTATAAGAGCGTTAGAGAAGAAATTAAGTAAAGAGGGGGAAGAGTAA